From one Cupriavidus sp. P-10 genomic stretch:
- a CDS encoding EamA family transporter, translating into MTLSTFLFIVTGVLLNAAAQLLLKAGVNAIGAITLDRGTLLVTALRVLTQWPVLAGLTLYVVSVGVWIVGLSRVDVSVAYPMLSLGYVVNALAAWWLFGEMIGPLRVAGILLILAGVFLIARS; encoded by the coding sequence ATGACGCTTTCGACTTTCCTGTTTATCGTTACCGGCGTGCTGCTCAATGCAGCCGCCCAACTGCTGCTCAAGGCCGGCGTCAACGCCATCGGCGCGATCACGCTGGACCGCGGCACGCTGCTGGTCACGGCGCTGCGCGTGCTGACGCAATGGCCGGTGCTGGCCGGCCTGACGCTATATGTCGTCAGCGTTGGCGTGTGGATCGTCGGGCTGTCGCGCGTGGACGTTTCGGTCGCCTACCCGATGCTGTCGCTCGGCTACGTGGTCAACGCGCTTGCCGCCTGGTGGCTGTTCGGCGAGATGATCGGCCCCTTGCGCGTGGCCGGCATCCTGCTGATACTGGCTGGCGTCTTCCTGATCGCCCGCTCCTGA
- a CDS encoding DegT/DnrJ/EryC1/StrS family aminotransferase yields MTASAAANQPEFLPFVRPEIDAAAIADVGKVLASGWITSGPKMQAFEAALSDLFGGRPVRTFANGSATMEIALRIADIGPGDEVITTPLTWVATANVVVAVGARPVFVDIDPRTRNLDLDAVEAAITPRTRAIMPVYLSGLPVDMDRLYAIARKHGLRVIEDAAQAIDSRWQGQRIGAIGDLVSFSFQANKNITTIEGGCLVMNTPEEAVRAERLRLQGVIRTGMDGMDVEEPGGKFNLTDVNAAVGLAQLARLDAITARRAELAEAYFRCAADHGLAGLGIELPQPLDAQAATTNWHMFQVVLPTGRIEGGPAQARQKVMEAMRERGIGTGVHYPPIHLFTYYRSLGWREGMLPHAERIGRGIVTLPLFPAMQATDVERVCATLSETCKRLSK; encoded by the coding sequence ATGACTGCTTCCGCTGCCGCCAACCAGCCCGAATTCCTGCCTTTTGTCCGGCCCGAGATCGATGCCGCGGCCATTGCCGATGTCGGCAAGGTGCTGGCCTCCGGCTGGATCACCTCCGGGCCGAAAATGCAGGCCTTCGAGGCCGCGCTGTCGGACCTGTTCGGCGGGCGCCCCGTGCGCACCTTCGCCAACGGCTCGGCGACGATGGAAATCGCGCTGCGCATTGCGGATATCGGTCCCGGCGATGAAGTCATCACCACGCCGCTTACCTGGGTCGCCACCGCCAACGTGGTGGTCGCGGTCGGTGCGCGCCCGGTGTTCGTCGACATCGACCCGCGCACGCGCAACCTCGACCTGGACGCGGTCGAGGCCGCGATCACGCCGCGCACGCGCGCGATCATGCCGGTGTACCTGTCGGGCCTGCCGGTCGACATGGATCGCCTCTACGCGATCGCCCGCAAGCACGGCCTGCGCGTGATCGAAGACGCGGCGCAGGCGATCGACTCGCGCTGGCAGGGCCAGCGCATCGGCGCCATCGGCGACCTGGTCAGCTTCAGCTTCCAGGCCAACAAGAACATCACCACCATCGAGGGCGGCTGCCTGGTGATGAACACGCCGGAAGAAGCGGTGCGTGCCGAACGCCTGCGGCTGCAGGGCGTGATCCGCACCGGCATGGACGGCATGGACGTGGAAGAGCCGGGCGGCAAGTTCAACCTGACCGACGTCAATGCCGCGGTGGGCCTGGCGCAGCTTGCCAGGCTCGATGCCATTACCGCGCGCCGCGCCGAACTGGCCGAGGCCTACTTCCGCTGCGCTGCCGACCACGGGCTAGCCGGACTGGGCATCGAACTGCCGCAGCCGCTCGACGCGCAGGCAGCCACCACCAACTGGCACATGTTCCAGGTGGTGCTGCCGACCGGGCGCATCGAAGGCGGGCCGGCACAAGCGCGCCAGAAGGTCATGGAAGCCATGCGCGAGCGCGGCATCGGCACCGGCGTGCACTACCCGCCCATCCATCTTTTCACCTACTACCGCTCGCTTGGCTGGCGCGAAGGCATGCTGCCGCACGCCGAACGCATCGGGCGCGGCATCGTCACGCTGCCGCTGTTTCCCGCGATGCAAGCCACCGACGTCGAGCGGGTCTGCGCAACCCTCAGCGAAACATGCAAACGTCTCTCCAAATGA
- a CDS encoding bifunctional UDP-4-keto-pentose/UDP-xylose synthase: protein MKKVLILGVNGFIGHHLTRRILETTPWEVYGMDMNTDRLGDLVDHPRMHFFEGDITINKEWIEYNIRKCDVVLPLVAIATPATYVRQPLRVFELDFEANLPIVRAAVKYGKHLVFPSTSEVYGMCSDEEFDPEASPLVYGPINKPRWIYACSKQLMDRVIHAYGMEQGLNYTLFRPFNWIGAGLDSIFESKEGSSRVVTQFLGHIVRGEPIKLVDGGAQQRAFADISDGISALMRIIENPNGIASGKIFNIGNPANIHSVRELAEMMLKMAGDYPEYAEEARKTQIVETSSGDFYGKGYQDVQHRVPKIDNTIDELSWKPEVNMEASLRRIFEAYRGKVVEARTLVDSAN from the coding sequence ATGAAAAAGGTCCTGATTCTCGGCGTCAACGGCTTCATCGGCCATCACCTGACGCGCCGCATCCTGGAAACCACGCCGTGGGAGGTCTACGGCATGGACATGAACACGGACCGCCTCGGTGACCTCGTCGACCACCCTCGCATGCACTTCTTTGAAGGTGACATCACCATCAACAAGGAGTGGATCGAGTACAACATCCGCAAGTGCGATGTGGTGCTGCCGCTGGTCGCCATCGCCACGCCGGCCACCTACGTGCGCCAGCCGCTGCGCGTGTTCGAGCTGGATTTCGAGGCCAACCTGCCGATCGTGCGCGCCGCGGTCAAGTACGGCAAGCACCTGGTGTTCCCGTCGACCTCCGAGGTCTACGGCATGTGCAGCGATGAGGAGTTTGACCCGGAAGCCTCGCCGCTGGTCTACGGCCCGATCAACAAGCCGCGCTGGATCTACGCCTGCTCCAAGCAGCTGATGGACCGCGTGATCCACGCCTACGGCATGGAGCAAGGCCTGAACTACACGCTGTTCCGGCCCTTCAACTGGATCGGCGCGGGTCTGGACTCGATCTTCGAATCGAAGGAAGGTTCATCGCGCGTGGTGACGCAGTTCCTCGGCCATATCGTGCGCGGCGAGCCGATCAAGCTGGTCGACGGCGGCGCGCAGCAGCGTGCGTTCGCCGATATCTCGGACGGCATCAGCGCGCTGATGCGCATCATCGAGAACCCCAACGGCATCGCCAGCGGCAAGATCTTCAATATCGGCAATCCGGCCAACATCCACTCGGTGCGCGAGCTGGCCGAGATGATGCTGAAGATGGCGGGGGACTATCCCGAATACGCCGAGGAGGCGCGCAAGACCCAGATCGTCGAGACCTCGTCGGGCGACTTCTACGGCAAGGGCTACCAGGATGTGCAGCACCGCGTGCCGAAGATCGACAACACCATCGACGAGCTGAGCTGGAAACCCGAGGTGAACATGGAAGCATCGCTGCGCCGCATCTTCGAGGCCTATCGCGGCAAGGTGGTCGAAGCCCGCACGCTGGTCGACTCGGCCAACTGA
- a CDS encoding glycosyltransferase, whose translation MQTSLQMSPVEVSVVIPVYNEEDGLQALFDRLYPALDGLGASYEIIFINDGSVDRSAALLAAQFHKRPEVTRVVLFNGNFGQHMAILAGFEHTRGKIVITLDADLQNPPEEIPRLVDAMRAGHDYVGTIRRQRNDTAFRRYASRAMNRLRERITKIRMTDQGCMLRAYDRNVIDTINACREVNTFIPALAYTFASNPIEIEVGHEPRHAGESKYSLYQLIRLNFDLVTGFSIVPLQWFSAIGTILSLFSGVLFVMLLLRRFVLGSEVQGVFTLFAMNFFLIGILLFGVGLLGEYVGRIYQEVRGRPRYRIQAVLEKAGPAHAAPARTGLEP comes from the coding sequence ATGCAAACGTCTCTCCAAATGAGCCCGGTCGAAGTTTCGGTCGTCATTCCGGTCTACAACGAAGAAGACGGGCTGCAAGCCCTGTTCGACCGCCTTTATCCGGCGCTGGATGGCCTTGGCGCCTCGTACGAAATCATCTTCATCAACGATGGCAGCGTCGACCGCTCGGCGGCGCTGCTGGCCGCGCAGTTCCACAAGCGCCCGGAAGTGACCCGGGTGGTGCTGTTCAACGGCAATTTCGGCCAGCACATGGCCATCCTGGCGGGCTTCGAGCATACCCGCGGCAAAATCGTGATCACGCTGGACGCAGACCTGCAGAACCCGCCGGAGGAAATCCCGCGCCTGGTCGACGCGATGCGCGCCGGCCACGACTACGTCGGCACCATCCGCCGCCAGCGCAACGACACGGCGTTCCGCCGCTACGCGTCGCGCGCGATGAACCGGTTGCGCGAGCGCATCACCAAGATCCGCATGACGGACCAGGGCTGCATGCTGCGCGCCTATGACCGCAACGTGATCGACACCATCAACGCCTGCCGCGAGGTCAACACCTTTATCCCGGCGCTGGCCTACACCTTCGCTTCGAATCCCATCGAGATCGAGGTCGGCCACGAGCCGCGCCATGCGGGCGAATCGAAGTATTCGCTGTACCAGCTGATCCGCCTGAATTTCGACCTGGTGACCGGCTTCTCGATCGTGCCGCTGCAGTGGTTCTCGGCAATCGGCACGATCCTGTCGCTGTTCTCCGGCGTGCTGTTCGTGATGCTGCTGCTGCGCCGCTTTGTACTGGGCTCGGAAGTGCAGGGTGTGTTCACGCTGTTCGCCATGAACTTCTTCCTGATCGGCATCCTGCTGTTTGGCGTGGGCCTGCTGGGCGAGTACGTCGGCCGCATCTACCAGGAAGTGCGCGGCCGCCCGCGCTACCGCATCCAGGCGGTGCTGGAAAAAGCTGGCCCGGCTCACGCCGCACCGGCCCGCACGGGCCTGGAGCCATGA
- a CDS encoding polysaccharide deacetylase family protein, producing the protein MARIALKVDVDTLRGTREGVPKLLSMLAAAQAQATFLFSLGPDHTGWALRRVFRPGFLKKVSRTSVVSNYGLRTLMYGVLLPGPDIGRKGAAEMRAARAAGHECGIHTWDHVYWQDNVRERDAAWTRRQMQQAFARYTEVFGEPPATHGAAGWQMNEDAFRQIDDWGMAYASDGRGTAPYIPTIDGVPCRHVQMPTTLPTLDELIGTDGLTEDNVHTALLKLTEGPGDHVFTLHTELEGGKLAPVFERLLAGWRAQGHELVSMAAWYRGLERSGLPQLPVTWGEIPGRSGELIIQPQVVSR; encoded by the coding sequence ATGGCACGCATTGCCCTCAAGGTCGACGTCGACACGCTGCGCGGCACGCGCGAAGGCGTGCCGAAACTGCTGTCGATGCTGGCCGCCGCGCAGGCACAGGCCACGTTCCTGTTCAGCCTCGGGCCCGACCATACCGGCTGGGCGCTGCGGCGCGTGTTCCGGCCCGGCTTCCTGAAAAAGGTGTCGCGGACCTCGGTGGTGTCCAACTACGGATTGCGCACGCTGATGTACGGCGTGCTGTTGCCGGGCCCGGACATCGGGCGCAAGGGCGCGGCGGAAATGCGGGCGGCCCGCGCCGCCGGCCACGAGTGCGGCATCCACACCTGGGACCACGTCTACTGGCAGGACAACGTGCGCGAGCGCGATGCGGCATGGACCCGGCGCCAGATGCAGCAGGCCTTTGCGCGCTACACCGAGGTCTTCGGTGAGCCGCCTGCGACCCACGGCGCCGCCGGCTGGCAGATGAACGAGGATGCGTTCCGGCAGATCGACGACTGGGGCATGGCCTATGCGTCTGACGGGCGCGGCACGGCGCCTTATATCCCCACCATCGACGGCGTGCCGTGCCGCCACGTGCAGATGCCAACCACGCTGCCGACGCTGGACGAACTGATCGGCACCGACGGGCTGACCGAAGACAATGTCCATACCGCGCTGCTGAAGCTGACCGAAGGCCCGGGCGACCATGTCTTCACGCTGCATACCGAGCTGGAAGGCGGGAAGCTTGCGCCGGTGTTCGAGCGACTGCTGGCGGGATGGCGCGCGCAAGGGCACGAACTGGTGTCGATGGCGGCGTGGTATCGGGGGCTGGAGCGGAGCGGGTTGCCGCAGTTGCCGGTGACCTGGGGGGAGATTCCGGGGCGCAGCGGGGAGTTGATTATTCAGCCCCAAGTGGTATCGCGCTGA
- a CDS encoding IS4 family transposase, with the protein MEDLEDWAGDEFGGAQLGDARRTQRLVALARGLAQKAHVSFPQALSGAQLKAAYRFFDNEAVDPDGILASHVTQTVGRMQQVPAVLAVQDTTEFNLANLPATERLGHGTGGNLHGFMLHSVLAVTPEGLPLGVLSMKTWVRAPQASGKAGQRRALSIRDKESVKWLEGLECLEPLKMQCPDTHLVAVSDREGDVYDVFLAPRPAGVDWLVRAAWNRGVDHPEKYLWETVAAAPVLGETVLHVPRSGARQARSARLALRCVPVQLRPPRSRGAEDLPSLEVFAIHALEIEPPQGVEPLEWMLLSSMPTQTLEDVLERLSWYARRWTIESWHRVLKSGCQIEARQFGTLERFLRATALFAVIGWRIMYATMLGRLEADIPCSVLLQPLEWRALYCRTHGTTKPPEEAPKLSDAVLWIAKLGGYLGRKNDDPPGATVLWRGFLALHEITEMYRIFQKDE; encoded by the coding sequence ATGGAAGACCTAGAAGACTGGGCCGGCGACGAATTCGGTGGCGCACAATTGGGCGATGCGCGTCGCACGCAGCGCCTTGTGGCATTGGCGCGCGGACTGGCGCAAAAAGCCCATGTTTCGTTCCCGCAGGCCTTGAGTGGTGCCCAACTCAAGGCGGCATATCGCTTCTTTGATAATGAGGCGGTCGACCCGGACGGAATCCTGGCGAGCCACGTCACGCAAACCGTGGGTCGCATGCAGCAGGTACCTGCCGTATTGGCGGTGCAGGACACCACGGAATTCAATCTGGCAAATTTGCCCGCGACTGAGAGGCTTGGTCACGGCACGGGCGGCAATTTGCACGGATTCATGTTGCACAGCGTGCTGGCGGTGACGCCTGAGGGCCTGCCACTGGGCGTGTTGAGCATGAAGACGTGGGTGCGTGCGCCGCAAGCATCGGGCAAGGCCGGGCAGCGCCGGGCGCTGTCCATTCGTGACAAGGAAAGCGTGAAGTGGCTGGAGGGGCTGGAATGCCTTGAGCCGCTCAAGATGCAGTGTCCGGACACGCACCTTGTTGCCGTCAGCGATCGCGAGGGCGATGTGTACGACGTGTTCCTGGCGCCGCGCCCAGCGGGGGTGGACTGGTTGGTGCGGGCCGCCTGGAATCGAGGCGTGGACCACCCAGAGAAGTATCTGTGGGAGACGGTTGCTGCGGCTCCTGTACTTGGAGAGACCGTATTGCACGTGCCCAGGAGCGGCGCCAGGCAGGCGCGTAGCGCCCGACTGGCTTTGCGTTGTGTGCCCGTCCAACTGCGACCACCGCGCAGCCGCGGTGCAGAGGATCTACCGAGTCTCGAAGTGTTTGCCATTCACGCGCTGGAGATCGAGCCGCCCCAAGGCGTTGAGCCGCTCGAATGGATGTTGCTCAGTTCGATGCCCACCCAAACGCTGGAAGATGTGCTCGAGCGGCTGAGCTGGTATGCCCGGCGCTGGACCATTGAATCCTGGCATCGTGTCCTGAAAAGTGGCTGCCAGATCGAAGCCCGGCAGTTCGGGACGCTGGAGCGGTTCCTGCGGGCCACGGCGCTGTTCGCCGTGATCGGCTGGCGCATTATGTACGCGACCATGCTGGGCCGGCTCGAAGCCGATATCCCTTGCTCGGTGCTACTGCAACCGCTCGAATGGCGGGCCTTGTACTGCCGCACGCACGGCACAACCAAGCCACCGGAAGAGGCGCCAAAACTCAGCGACGCGGTCCTTTGGATCGCCAAGCTCGGTGGCTACCTGGGTCGCAAAAACGACGATCCCCCGGGAGCCACCGTCCTCTGGCGCGGCTTCCTCGCCCTGCACGAAATCACCGAAATGTATCGGATCTTCCAGAAAGACGAGTAA
- a CDS encoding formyltransferase: protein MRAVVFGYHNVGDRCLRVLHARGVEVALVITHRDRADENIWFRRVADTAAELGLPVIYGEDPADPAVAQAVRDARPDVIFSFYYRAMIPPAVLALAPGGAFNMHGSLLPKYRGRVPVNWAVLHGETETGATLHAMEARPDAGYIVDQTSVPILPDDTAGEVFEKVTVAAEQTLWRALPAMLAGQTPQRPNLLAEGSYFSGRKPEDGRIDWSQPAATVYNLIRAVAPPYPGAFTEVAGERFVVAQARRLQAGPANAACGLPPGLHVHDGKIVGLCGDGGMVLVTGLLAHDGSPVTPDAFFQILKKQTNEENR, encoded by the coding sequence ATGCGCGCCGTCGTCTTTGGCTACCACAATGTCGGCGACCGCTGCCTGCGCGTGCTCCATGCGCGCGGCGTGGAAGTGGCGCTGGTCATCACGCACCGCGACCGTGCCGACGAGAACATCTGGTTCCGCCGTGTTGCGGACACCGCCGCGGAGCTGGGCCTTCCTGTTATCTACGGCGAGGACCCTGCCGATCCCGCGGTCGCGCAGGCAGTGCGCGATGCGCGTCCGGACGTGATCTTTTCCTTCTACTATCGCGCGATGATTCCGCCGGCGGTGCTGGCGCTGGCCCCTGGCGGCGCCTTCAACATGCACGGCTCGCTGCTGCCGAAGTATCGCGGCCGCGTGCCGGTGAACTGGGCGGTACTGCACGGCGAGACCGAGACCGGCGCCACGCTGCATGCGATGGAGGCCAGGCCCGACGCCGGCTATATCGTCGACCAGACCTCGGTGCCGATCCTGCCGGACGACACCGCCGGCGAAGTCTTTGAAAAGGTCACGGTGGCCGCCGAGCAGACCCTGTGGCGCGCGTTGCCGGCGATGCTCGCCGGGCAGACGCCGCAACGTCCCAACTTGCTCGCCGAAGGCAGCTATTTTTCCGGGCGCAAGCCGGAAGACGGCCGCATCGACTGGAGCCAGCCGGCCGCCACTGTCTACAACCTGATCCGCGCGGTCGCGCCGCCCTATCCCGGCGCGTTCACCGAGGTGGCCGGAGAGCGCTTTGTCGTGGCGCAGGCGCGCCGCCTTCAGGCTGGCCCCGCGAACGCCGCCTGCGGGTTGCCGCCCGGCCTGCACGTGCATGACGGCAAGATCGTGGGCCTGTGCGGAGATGGCGGCATGGTGCTCGTGACCGGATTGCTGGCGCATGACGGATCGCCCGTCACGCCCGATGCCTTTTTCCAGATTCTCAAAAAACAAACCAACGAGGAAAACCGATGA